One genomic segment of Caldimonas brevitalea includes these proteins:
- a CDS encoding DUF167 domain-containing protein, with product MDPVLPAYLRRSRRGLEIDVSVVPNASRTQCVGLHDGALRVRLQAPPVDGKANEALLRWVAERLGLPRGQVELLRGQTSRRKTVLACCPDDEALANAMQRLAPEG from the coding sequence ATGGACCCCGTCCTGCCTGCCTATCTGCGCCGCTCGCGCCGCGGCCTGGAGATCGACGTCAGCGTGGTGCCCAATGCGAGCCGCACCCAATGTGTCGGGCTGCACGACGGCGCCTTGAGGGTCCGGCTGCAGGCTCCGCCGGTGGACGGCAAGGCCAACGAAGCGCTGCTGCGCTGGGTCGCCGAGCGCCTGGGCCTGCCGCGGGGCCAGGTCGAACTGCTGAGGGGGCAGACGAGCCGGCGCAAGACAGTGCTGGCCTGCTGCCCCGATGACGAGGCGCTGGCCAACGCGATGCAGCGGCTCGCACCCGAGGGGTAG
- the ampD gene encoding 1,6-anhydro-N-acetylmuramyl-L-alanine amidase AmpD encodes MPQPGDWQQGWWRHARRVASPNFGPRPLAAAIDLVVIHSISLPPGRYGGPEIEQLFTNRLDWNAHPYFEQIRGIEVSSHFVIRRDGELIQFVSCDDRAWHAGRSTFQGRENCNDYSIGVELEGLEDHPFTGPQYVALVSLLTALRDHYPIEHVAGHEHIAPGRKRDPGSAFDWSALVLSLAWPTRCFPFLPQTDGDRGIDTEQAPPRG; translated from the coding sequence ATGCCGCAGCCTGGCGACTGGCAACAGGGCTGGTGGCGCCACGCGCGCCGGGTCGCCTCACCGAACTTTGGTCCGCGCCCTCTCGCGGCGGCGATCGACCTCGTGGTGATCCACTCGATCAGCCTGCCCCCCGGGCGATACGGTGGGCCCGAGATCGAGCAGTTGTTCACGAACCGGCTCGATTGGAACGCCCATCCGTACTTCGAGCAGATCCGCGGCATCGAGGTGTCGTCTCACTTCGTGATCCGGCGAGACGGAGAACTGATCCAGTTCGTTTCCTGCGACGACCGTGCCTGGCATGCCGGGCGTTCGACGTTTCAGGGGCGTGAGAACTGCAACGACTACTCCATCGGCGTCGAACTCGAAGGGCTCGAGGACCATCCCTTCACCGGCCCGCAGTACGTGGCCCTGGTGTCCTTGCTGACCGCCTTGCGCGACCACTATCCGATCGAACACGTGGCAGGTCATGAGCACATCGCACCGGGCCGCAAACGCGACCCCGGCAGCGCCTTCGACTGGTCAGCGCTGGTGCTGTCGCTGGCCTGGCCGACACGTTGTTTTCCCTTCCTGCCGCAGACCGATGGCGACAGGGGCATCGATACCGAGCAAGCGCCTCCCCGGGGCTGA
- a CDS encoding two-component system sensor histidine kinase NtrB, producing MSRRPTKARKTDNRRTAHPSEGNAQAAESWFAALGVAPDTGFGDDRGEGKESRYTGWTPPSGSDSRFLSRQARRLLGATLPSFQRIYRTFLGARAAVGLLLLATQFASLLSSNSGRAVWPVAIYIGYAVAAFATWWLARSRPEVDETLPSNRLLRRQWMASIGADLIVFGTLHLLTSNANINFVPLLVLPVLMAGVLTPRLSALAVAAAVTLLLLGEAWLNALHGGQVTVLMTQAGLVGTGFFVVTILAGELAGRLAREELAARGSMELARQQAQLNRLVIEEMQDGVLVVDRRGRVRAANPAARRLIADEGLVRPAPFHLHSHPVWAPLAQAAQRAFVEAKWPAAGRELTLQFASGQNRALRVRMRFTKRRQPDHSEELCVILLEDLRDVQARMRQEKLAAMGRISAGIAHEIRNPLSAIAQANGLMSEDATTPAQRQLTQMVADNVERLKRIIDDVMEVAPGGPPTQADVVDITELVGATCAEWARTARLALDERSALRLMLPSQPLGAAFDPEHLRRVLVNLLDNGYRHASGTPGCVEVRLTAESQILTLSVASDGAPIPPDVERYLFEPFFSTRSRGTGLGLYICKELCERYGATIDYRLRGTQHVARNEFFVVMRLEPLRAAEAPLASLNLAR from the coding sequence ATGAGCCGCCGTCCGACCAAGGCACGCAAGACCGACAACCGCCGCACGGCGCATCCCTCCGAGGGCAATGCCCAGGCGGCCGAATCGTGGTTCGCCGCGCTCGGCGTGGCGCCGGACACCGGCTTCGGCGACGACCGCGGCGAAGGCAAGGAGTCACGCTACACCGGCTGGACGCCGCCGAGCGGCAGCGATTCGCGCTTTCTGTCGCGCCAGGCCCGGCGGCTGCTGGGCGCCACACTGCCGTCGTTCCAGCGCATCTACCGCACCTTTCTCGGCGCCCGGGCCGCCGTCGGCCTGCTGCTGCTGGCCACCCAGTTCGCGTCGCTGTTGAGCAGCAACAGCGGGCGGGCGGTCTGGCCGGTGGCGATCTACATCGGCTATGCCGTCGCCGCGTTCGCAACCTGGTGGCTGGCGCGCTCGCGCCCGGAGGTCGACGAGACGCTGCCGTCCAACCGTTTGCTGCGCCGCCAGTGGATGGCGAGCATCGGCGCCGACCTGATCGTGTTCGGCACGCTGCACCTGCTGACCTCGAACGCCAACATCAACTTCGTGCCCTTGCTGGTCCTGCCGGTGCTGATGGCGGGCGTGCTGACGCCACGCCTGTCGGCCCTTGCCGTGGCAGCGGCGGTGACCTTGCTGCTGCTCGGCGAGGCGTGGCTCAACGCGCTGCACGGCGGCCAGGTGACCGTGCTGATGACGCAGGCCGGGCTGGTCGGCACCGGCTTTTTCGTCGTCACCATCCTGGCCGGGGAACTGGCCGGACGGCTGGCCCGCGAAGAGCTGGCGGCGCGCGGCAGCATGGAGCTGGCGCGGCAGCAGGCGCAGCTGAACCGGCTGGTGATCGAGGAGATGCAAGACGGTGTGCTGGTGGTGGACCGGCGCGGCCGGGTGCGCGCCGCCAACCCTGCGGCACGGCGCCTGATCGCCGATGAAGGGCTGGTGCGGCCGGCGCCTTTCCATCTGCACAGCCACCCCGTCTGGGCCCCCTTGGCCCAGGCCGCCCAGCGTGCCTTCGTCGAAGCCAAGTGGCCGGCCGCCGGCCGCGAGCTGACCTTGCAGTTCGCCTCCGGGCAGAACCGTGCGTTGCGCGTGCGCATGCGCTTCACCAAGCGGCGCCAGCCCGATCATTCCGAGGAGCTGTGCGTGATCCTGCTCGAAGACCTGCGCGACGTGCAGGCGCGCATGCGGCAGGAGAAGCTGGCCGCGATGGGCCGCATTTCGGCCGGCATCGCGCATGAGATTCGCAACCCGCTGTCGGCCATCGCCCAGGCCAACGGGCTGATGTCGGAGGACGCCACCACACCGGCGCAGCGGCAGCTGACGCAAATGGTGGCTGACAACGTCGAGCGCCTGAAGCGCATCATCGACGACGTGATGGAAGTGGCTCCCGGCGGCCCGCCGACACAGGCCGACGTGGTCGACATCACCGAGCTGGTCGGCGCCACCTGCGCCGAATGGGCTCGCACCGCGCGCCTCGCGCTCGACGAGCGCAGCGCCTTGCGCCTGATGCTGCCCAGCCAGCCGCTCGGCGCAGCCTTCGACCCCGAGCATCTGCGCCGCGTGCTGGTCAACCTGCTGGACAATGGCTACCGGCATGCGTCGGGCACCCCGGGGTGTGTCGAGGTGCGACTGACCGCCGAGAGCCAGATCCTGACCTTGTCGGTGGCGAGCGACGGGGCGCCGATACCGCCCGATGTCGAGCGTTACCTGTTCGAGCCCTTCTTCTCGACGCGCAGCCGCGGCACCGGCCTGGGCTTGTATATTTGCAAGGAGTTGTGCGAGCGCTACGGCGCCACCATCGACTACCGCCTGCGGGGCACGCAGCACGTCGCGCGCAACGAGTTCTTCGTGGTGATGCGCCTCGAGCCGCTTCGCGCCGCCGAAGCCCCCCTTGCCAGCCTCAACCTCGCCCGATGA
- a CDS encoding ribonucleoside-diphosphate reductase subunit alpha has translation MQTITTSADPQLATHTAGSPRPATAGASAYAGYQIIRRNGAVVSFEPNKIAVALMKAFLAVHGTQGAASASVRETVDGLTEAVVRALLRSRPGGGTFHIEDVQDHVELALMRGGHHEIARAYVLYRERRSQERAKQGEQQRAVAAEPTLTVLDNGHRVPLDIARLQALIESACAELGADVKPDPIFSETKRNLYDGVPMEEVHKASILAARTLIEKDPGYTHATARLLLHTIRKEILGEEVMHAEMHQRYAEYFPTFVKQGVDAELLDEKLLQFDLKKLGGALKADRDLQFDYLGLQTLYDRYFLHIDGHRIELPQAFFMRVAMGLALNEIDREARAIEFYEVLSSFDFMSSTPTLFNAGTRRSQLSSCYLTTVPDDLDGIYEAIKENALLSKFAGGLGNDWTRVRALGSHIKGTNGKSQGVVPFLKVVNDTAVAVNQGGKRKGAVCAYLESWHLDVEEFLELRKNTGDDRRRTHDMNTANWIPDLFMRRVMENGEWTLFSPATCPDLHDKFGRDFEAAYTRYEEKVARGELKLFKKVRAVDLWRRMLSMLFETGHPWITFKDACNVRSPQQHVGVVHSSNLCTEITLNTNDQEIAVCNLGSVNLARHLKDGGVDHEKLKKTVATAMRMLDNVIDINYYAVKKARDSNMRHRPVGLGVMAFQDSLYQLRIPYASQEAVEFADRSMEALCYYAYWASTELAAERGRYSSYKGSLWDRGILPIDSLDLLAEQRGGYVEVDRSKTMDWDALRERIGQYGMRNSNCVAIAPTATISNIVGVDASIEPCFGNLSVKSNLSGEFTVINEYLVRDLKRLGLWDDVMVMDLKHFDGSLRRIDRVPEELKRLYSTAFEVEPVWLVEAAARRQKWIDQAQSLNIYMAGASGKKLDETYKLAWTRGLKTTYYLRTVGATHAEKSTVKAGQLNSVPTQGGGGLSALDTAAAAAHSQVAAASSEPATDVKFCAIDDPTCEACQ, from the coding sequence ATGCAGACCATCACCACCAGCGCCGATCCACAGCTTGCAACCCATACCGCCGGCAGCCCCCGTCCTGCGACGGCGGGCGCGAGTGCCTACGCGGGCTATCAGATCATTCGTCGCAATGGCGCGGTGGTGTCCTTCGAACCCAACAAGATCGCCGTCGCACTGATGAAGGCGTTTCTGGCGGTGCACGGCACGCAAGGTGCTGCGTCGGCGAGCGTGCGCGAAACCGTCGACGGCCTGACCGAAGCGGTGGTGCGCGCCTTGCTACGCTCCCGCCCGGGTGGTGGCACCTTCCATATTGAAGATGTTCAAGACCACGTCGAGCTGGCGCTGATGCGCGGTGGCCACCACGAGATCGCGCGTGCCTACGTGCTGTACCGGGAGCGTCGGTCGCAGGAGCGCGCGAAGCAGGGCGAGCAGCAGCGCGCGGTCGCTGCCGAGCCCACGCTGACCGTGCTCGACAACGGCCACCGCGTGCCGCTCGACATCGCCCGTCTGCAGGCCCTGATCGAATCGGCCTGTGCCGAGCTCGGCGCCGACGTCAAGCCCGACCCGATCTTTTCCGAGACCAAGCGCAACCTCTACGACGGCGTGCCGATGGAAGAGGTGCACAAGGCGTCCATCCTGGCCGCCCGCACGCTGATCGAGAAAGACCCGGGCTATACCCATGCCACCGCACGTCTGCTGCTGCACACGATCCGCAAGGAGATCCTCGGCGAGGAGGTGATGCACGCCGAGATGCACCAGCGTTACGCGGAGTATTTCCCCACTTTTGTGAAGCAGGGCGTCGACGCCGAACTGCTCGACGAGAAGCTGCTGCAGTTCGACCTGAAGAAGCTCGGCGGCGCGCTCAAGGCCGACCGCGACCTGCAGTTCGACTACCTCGGCCTGCAGACGCTGTACGACCGCTACTTCCTGCACATCGACGGCCACCGCATCGAGCTGCCGCAGGCATTTTTCATGCGCGTCGCGATGGGCCTGGCGCTCAACGAGATCGACCGTGAAGCCCGCGCGATCGAGTTCTATGAAGTGCTGTCGAGCTTCGATTTCATGTCGAGCACGCCGACGCTGTTCAATGCCGGCACCCGCCGCTCGCAGCTGTCGAGCTGCTACCTGACCACCGTGCCCGACGACCTCGACGGCATCTACGAGGCCATCAAGGAAAACGCGCTGCTGTCGAAGTTCGCCGGCGGCCTGGGCAACGACTGGACCCGTGTGCGCGCGCTGGGCTCGCACATCAAGGGCACCAACGGCAAGAGCCAGGGTGTGGTGCCGTTCCTGAAGGTGGTCAACGACACCGCGGTGGCGGTCAACCAGGGCGGCAAGCGCAAGGGCGCGGTGTGCGCCTATCTGGAAAGCTGGCACCTCGACGTCGAGGAGTTCCTGGAGCTGCGCAAGAACACCGGTGACGACCGCCGGCGCACCCACGACATGAACACGGCCAACTGGATCCCCGACCTGTTCATGCGCCGCGTGATGGAAAACGGCGAGTGGACGCTGTTCTCGCCCGCCACCTGCCCGGACCTGCACGACAAGTTCGGCCGCGACTTCGAAGCCGCCTATACCCGCTACGAAGAGAAGGTCGCGCGCGGCGAGCTGAAGCTGTTCAAGAAGGTGCGCGCGGTCGACCTGTGGCGCCGCATGCTGTCGATGCTGTTCGAAACCGGCCACCCCTGGATCACCTTCAAGGACGCCTGCAACGTGCGCTCGCCCCAGCAGCACGTGGGCGTGGTGCACTCGTCCAACCTGTGCACCGAGATCACGCTGAACACCAACGACCAAGAGATCGCGGTGTGCAACCTCGGCTCGGTGAACCTGGCGCGCCATCTGAAGGACGGCGGCGTCGACCACGAGAAGCTGAAGAAGACGGTGGCGACGGCGATGCGCATGCTCGACAACGTCATCGACATCAACTATTACGCGGTCAAGAAGGCGCGCGACTCCAACATGCGCCACCGCCCGGTGGGCCTCGGCGTGATGGCCTTCCAGGACAGCCTCTACCAACTGCGCATCCCCTACGCCAGCCAGGAGGCGGTCGAGTTCGCCGACCGCTCGATGGAAGCGCTGTGCTACTACGCCTACTGGGCCTCGACCGAGCTGGCTGCCGAGCGCGGCCGCTACTCGAGCTACAAGGGGTCGCTGTGGGACCGCGGCATCCTGCCGATCGACTCGCTCGACCTGCTCGCCGAGCAGCGTGGCGGGTACGTCGAGGTCGACCGCAGCAAGACGATGGACTGGGACGCGCTGCGCGAGCGCATCGGCCAGTACGGCATGCGCAATTCCAACTGCGTCGCGATCGCGCCGACCGCCACGATTTCCAACATCGTCGGCGTCGACGCGTCGATCGAGCCCTGCTTCGGCAACCTGTCGGTCAAGTCCAACCTGTCGGGCGAGTTCACGGTCATCAACGAGTACCTGGTGCGTGACCTGAAGCGCCTGGGGCTGTGGGACGACGTGATGGTGATGGACCTGAAGCACTTCGACGGTTCGCTGCGCCGCATCGACCGCGTGCCCGAGGAGCTGAAGCGGCTCTACTCGACCGCGTTCGAGGTCGAGCCGGTGTGGCTGGTCGAGGCCGCCGCGCGCCGCCAGAAGTGGATCGACCAGGCCCAGTCGCTCAACATCTACATGGCCGGTGCCTCGGGCAAGAAGCTCGACGAAACCTACAAGCTGGCGTGGACGCGCGGCCTGAAGACCACCTACTACCTGCGCACCGTCGGCGCGACGCACGCCGAGAAATCGACCGTCAAGGCGGGGCAGCTGAACTCGGTGCCGACGCAAGGCGGCGGTGGCCTGTCGGCCCTCGACACCGCGGCTGCTGCAGCCCACTCGCAAGTGGCCGCGGCGAGCAGCGAGCCCGCGACCGACGTGAAGTTCTGCGCGATCGACGACCCGACTTGCGAGGCCTGCCAATGA
- a CDS encoding ribonucleotide-diphosphate reductase subunit beta, translating into MLVWEEEVTPSRNQSTSTAQNLSSAARAMPPSPQHSVSSPIPSLSTGVATHIGNSTSTAHVPAAASSVQSTSVRRVNVADKRIINGQTDVNQLVPFKYKWAWEKYLATCANHWMPQEVNMSRDIATWKDPNGLTEDERRIIKRNLGFFVTADSLAANNIVLGTYRHVTAPECRQFLLRQAFEEAIHTHAYQYIVESLGLDESEIFNAYHEVASIRDKDEFLIPFIDQIMDPHFHTGTPENDQKLLKSLIVFACLMEGLFFYVGFTQILALGRQNKMTGAAEQYQYILRDESMHCNFGIDLINQIKLENPHLWTPELRAEIKGLFLKAVELEYRYAEDTMPRGVLGLNASMFKGYLRYIANRRATQIGLEELFPNEENPFPWMSEMIDLKKERNFFETRVIEYQSGGALSWD; encoded by the coding sequence ATGTTGGTCTGGGAAGAAGAAGTCACTCCCTCGAGAAATCAGTCGACGAGCACCGCGCAAAATCTTTCCAGTGCAGCGCGGGCCATGCCCCCGTCACCCCAACATTCGGTGTCCTCTCCCATCCCCTCCCTCTCTACCGGTGTTGCCACCCACATCGGCAACAGCACCTCCACGGCGCATGTCCCGGCAGCGGCCAGCTCGGTGCAGTCCACCAGCGTGCGGCGCGTCAACGTCGCCGACAAGCGCATCATCAACGGCCAGACCGACGTCAACCAGCTGGTGCCGTTCAAGTACAAGTGGGCGTGGGAGAAGTACCTCGCCACGTGCGCCAACCACTGGATGCCGCAAGAGGTGAACATGTCGCGCGACATCGCGACCTGGAAGGACCCCAACGGCCTGACCGAAGACGAGCGCCGCATCATCAAGCGCAACCTCGGCTTCTTCGTCACCGCCGACTCGCTCGCCGCCAACAACATCGTGCTGGGCACCTACCGGCACGTGACCGCTCCCGAGTGCCGCCAGTTCCTGCTGCGCCAGGCCTTCGAAGAGGCGATCCACACGCACGCCTACCAGTACATCGTCGAGTCGCTCGGGCTGGACGAGAGCGAGATCTTCAACGCCTACCATGAGGTGGCGTCGATCCGGGACAAGGACGAGTTCCTGATCCCGTTCATCGACCAGATCATGGACCCGCACTTCCACACCGGCACGCCCGAAAACGACCAGAAGCTGCTGAAGTCGTTGATCGTTTTTGCATGCCTGATGGAAGGCCTGTTCTTCTACGTCGGCTTCACGCAGATCCTCGCGCTCGGCCGGCAGAACAAGATGACCGGGGCGGCCGAGCAGTACCAGTACATCCTCCGTGACGAGTCGATGCACTGCAACTTCGGTATCGACCTGATCAACCAGATCAAGCTCGAGAACCCGCACCTGTGGACGCCCGAGCTCCGGGCCGAGATCAAGGGCCTGTTCCTGAAGGCGGTCGAGCTGGAGTACCGCTATGCCGAGGACACCATGCCTCGCGGCGTGCTCGGCCTGAATGCTTCGATGTTCAAGGGCTATCTGCGCTACATCGCGAATCGGCGCGCAACGCAGATCGGCCTCGAGGAGCTCTTCCCGAACGAGGAAAACCCGTTCCCGTGGATGAGCGAAATGATCGACCTGAAGAAAGAGCGCAATTTCTTCGAGACGCGCGTCATCGAGTACCAGTCCGGTGGCGCGCTCTCTTGGGATTGA
- a CDS encoding carbohydrate kinase family protein has translation MSALICGSLAFDTITAFHGRFREQILPEQIHILNVSFLVPTLRREFGGCAGNIAYTLKLLGGEPLVMAALGADGHDYLERLRGLGLSTEFVRTVSHTYTAQAIIMTDAENNQITAFHPGAMQYAHETLVQPRPDIQVAIVAPDGRDAMLQHAEQLADARIPFIFDPGQGLPMFNGDELRRFVSLATWVTVNDYEGKLLCERTGQSLQELSRSHLKGIIVTLGAEGCDVWTQGQSQRVPGVPATSVVDPTGCGDAFRGALLYGLERGWDLARCAELGNRVGAIKIASNGPQNHTLDLAALGLT, from the coding sequence ATGTCGGCTTTGATCTGCGGTTCGCTCGCATTCGACACCATCACCGCCTTCCACGGCCGCTTCCGGGAGCAGATCCTGCCGGAGCAGATCCACATCCTGAACGTGTCGTTCCTGGTGCCCACCTTGCGGCGCGAGTTCGGGGGCTGTGCGGGCAACATCGCCTACACGCTGAAGCTGCTCGGCGGCGAGCCGCTGGTGATGGCCGCGCTCGGGGCCGACGGGCACGACTACCTGGAACGGCTGCGCGGCCTGGGCCTGTCGACCGAGTTCGTGCGCACCGTCAGCCACACCTACACGGCCCAGGCCATCATCATGACCGACGCCGAAAACAACCAGATCACCGCCTTCCACCCCGGCGCGATGCAGTACGCGCACGAGACACTGGTACAGCCCCGGCCCGACATCCAGGTCGCCATCGTCGCGCCCGACGGGCGCGATGCGATGCTGCAGCACGCCGAGCAACTCGCGGATGCGCGCATCCCCTTCATCTTCGACCCTGGCCAGGGGCTGCCGATGTTCAACGGCGACGAGCTGCGCCGCTTCGTCTCGCTCGCCACCTGGGTCACCGTCAACGACTACGAAGGCAAGCTGCTGTGCGAGCGCACCGGCCAGAGCCTGCAAGAGCTGTCGCGCTCGCATCTGAAGGGCATCATCGTGACGCTGGGGGCCGAAGGCTGCGACGTGTGGACGCAGGGCCAGTCGCAGCGTGTGCCGGGCGTGCCGGCCACTTCGGTGGTCGATCCCACCGGCTGCGGCGACGCCTTCCGCGGGGCGCTGCTCTATGGTCTGGAACGAGGCTGGGACCTGGCACGTTGCGCCGAGCTGGGCAACCGGGTCGGGGCAATCAAGATCGCGAGCAACGGGCCGCAGAACCACACGCTGGACCTCGCCGCACTGGGCCTGACCTGA
- a CDS encoding sigma-54-dependent transcriptional regulator: MMSASHYSLLVVDDEPDLRTLYELTLLREGYDVETAATVEDAWSRLRDRTYSAVITDMRLPDGTGLDLLRRLEESGRREKTVMITAFGSPENAVEALKAGAYDYLTKPVDLKQFRAVIASALGRPSAAPQPGGAASSAVPVPAPAATRGSVRSAAPAVVVTGGSGTIDRMAGSSAAIQYVRGMIEKVARSMAPVLVQGESGTGKELVARSIHEVSGRRAQPFIAVNCGAIPEQLLEAEFFGYRKGAFTGANEDREGFFQAARGGTLFLDEIGDLPLSMQSKLLRVIQERAVRPVGAVAETPVDVRIVSATHKDLATEVQGGRFRQDLFYRLNVIQIRVPALRERLDDLPQICERLLDRIAQDADVWPPPRLTPAALMHLTRYAFPGNVRELENLLHRAVALSGGEWIDQADLALPDTVFADTAVSDADLTLLPVGSAPADTPALAPVPAAVPEAPAAPAAVPLPNDLAAYLDAVERDILIRALERHRFNRTAAGASLGLSLRQMRYRMARLGVLVAEHGVAVEPDES; the protein is encoded by the coding sequence ATGATGTCCGCCTCCCACTACAGCCTGCTGGTCGTCGACGACGAACCCGATCTGCGCACCCTGTACGAGCTGACGCTGCTGCGCGAAGGCTACGACGTCGAAACGGCCGCCACCGTCGAGGACGCCTGGTCGCGCTTGCGCGACCGCACCTACAGCGCGGTGATCACCGACATGCGTCTGCCCGACGGCACCGGGCTCGACCTGCTGCGCCGCCTGGAAGAGAGCGGGCGGCGCGAAAAGACCGTGATGATCACGGCCTTCGGCTCGCCCGAAAACGCGGTCGAGGCGCTCAAGGCCGGTGCCTACGACTACCTCACCAAACCAGTCGACCTGAAGCAGTTCCGCGCCGTCATCGCCTCCGCCCTTGGGCGCCCGAGTGCGGCGCCCCAGCCGGGGGGCGCGGCCAGCTCGGCGGTGCCGGTGCCGGCGCCGGCGGCGACCCGCGGCAGCGTGCGGTCGGCTGCACCGGCGGTGGTGGTGACGGGGGGCTCGGGCACCATCGACCGCATGGCGGGCAGCTCCGCCGCGATCCAGTACGTGCGCGGCATGATCGAGAAGGTGGCGCGCAGCATGGCGCCGGTGCTGGTGCAGGGCGAGTCCGGTACCGGCAAGGAACTGGTGGCCCGCTCGATCCACGAAGTGAGCGGGCGTCGCGCACAACCCTTCATCGCGGTCAACTGCGGTGCCATCCCGGAGCAACTGCTCGAGGCCGAGTTCTTCGGCTACCGCAAGGGCGCCTTCACCGGTGCCAACGAGGACCGCGAAGGTTTCTTCCAGGCCGCGCGGGGCGGCACGCTGTTCCTCGACGAGATCGGCGACCTGCCGCTGTCGATGCAATCCAAGCTGCTGCGGGTGATTCAGGAGCGCGCGGTGCGCCCGGTGGGTGCGGTGGCCGAGACGCCGGTGGACGTGCGCATCGTCAGCGCCACCCACAAGGACCTGGCGACCGAGGTGCAGGGCGGGCGCTTCCGGCAAGACTTGTTCTACCGTCTGAACGTGATCCAGATCCGCGTACCGGCGCTGCGAGAGCGGCTGGACGACCTGCCGCAAATCTGCGAGCGCCTGCTGGATCGGATCGCGCAGGACGCCGATGTCTGGCCGCCGCCGCGCTTGACGCCGGCCGCGCTGATGCACCTGACCCGTTACGCCTTTCCGGGCAACGTTCGCGAACTCGAGAACCTGCTGCACCGCGCGGTGGCCTTGTCCGGCGGTGAGTGGATCGACCAGGCCGACCTGGCGCTCCCGGACACCGTGTTCGCCGACACGGCCGTGTCGGACGCCGACCTCACGCTGTTGCCGGTCGGCTCTGCGCCGGCCGATACACCGGCGCTGGCCCCGGTGCCCGCCGCGGTGCCCGAGGCCCCCGCCGCCCCGGCGGCCGTGCCCTTGCCGAACGACCTGGCGGCCTACCTCGATGCCGTCGAGCGCGACATCCTGATCCGCGCACTGGAGCGCCACCGCTTCAACCGCACGGCAGCCGGCGCCAGCCTGGGCCTGTCGCTGCGCCAGATGCGCTACCGCATGGCGCGGCTCGGCGTGCTGGTCGCCGAGCACGGCGTTGCGGTGGAGCCCGACGAGAGCTGA
- a CDS encoding histone H1-like DNA-binding protein: MATAKKAAAKKAAPAKKAAAKKAAPAKKAAPAKKAAPAKKAAVKKVAAKKAAPAKKVAAKKAAPAKKAAPAKKVAAKKAAPAKKAAAKKAAPAKKAASKTTAKKAVAKKPAAKKAAAKKAAKKPAAKKAAAAAPAAAPAAKPAAPAAKTTLSPQAAWPFPTGAKP, encoded by the coding sequence ATGGCAACTGCAAAGAAAGCCGCCGCGAAGAAGGCGGCTCCCGCGAAGAAAGCTGCTGCGAAGAAGGCAGCGCCGGCCAAGAAGGCGGCACCGGCGAAGAAGGCCGCACCCGCCAAGAAGGCGGCCGTGAAGAAGGTGGCAGCCAAGAAGGCAGCACCGGCCAAGAAGGTTGCTGCGAAGAAGGCAGCGCCGGCCAAGAAGGCGGCACCGGCCAAGAAGGTTGCAGCGAAGAAGGCCGCACCGGCCAAGAAGGCTGCCGCCAAGAAGGCTGCGCCGGCCAAGAAGGCCGCCAGCAAGACGACGGCCAAGAAGGCTGTCGCCAAGAAGCCGGCTGCGAAGAAGGCTGCTGCCAAGAAAGCCGCGAAGAAGCCTGCTGCGAAGAAGGCGGCTGCTGCCGCACCTGCTGCTGCGCCTGCTGCGAAACCGGCGGCTCCCGCCGCGAAGACGACTCTCAGCCCGCAGGCGGCTTGGCCTTTCCCGACGGGCGCGAAGCCCTGA